Below is a genomic region from Sorghum bicolor cultivar BTx623 chromosome 9, Sorghum_bicolor_NCBIv3, whole genome shotgun sequence.
ATCCTCTGCCAAAAGAGGAGAAAACATTGAATTTGTGAAAATTGTGACGTTATACTAGAATTGACGAACTTATGAAATGTTTAGATTCAGAAAATGACAATCTAATAGCAAGGTGTGTCAAGCATCCTTTGTGATTTAGTATTTGTTCCACTCGTTTAGACCCCATATAGGAGCATCCATGATCACTGACTTGCTTATGGTTATCACAGGACATCTTGAATTCATGATTAATTAAAAGTAACATGCATTTAATTTGGTTGATACATATGAAACTGATACTTATTACTACTACATGCAGACCTATCATAGTCACGTCATACCTCGGCCTCCTTCGTAACTAAATTTTAGCCTCGACAATAAGCTGTTGACAGTGATAGTCATAGCCCTCATTGTCGGCTTTGTCACTGACGGTGGTGTACACTAACACCATTGTATTGGATTATGATTCATTCGTGACTAGTAGGTCCTTATTTCTGTCGCATTGGGGGACGCCCCGCCTTTGTGGATGTACGCTAACACCATCATACTGGCTTATGATTCGTCCATGATCAGGTTATTGTTTTTGTTGCATTGGAGCATGACCTGCTTGTGTCAAGGTGAACATCATTGTTGCTTCAGCGTATGAACCCGTTGGGTCATAGGGCATAGTCACTATCATGTTGTAGCATGATCCACCTATGATGATCTTTTAGTCGGTATTAGGTTACTAAGAAATTTGGCGGTGATACACTATTGAACCCTGTCGCATCAGACGAATAGCAACGATAACAAAAAAACAACACGGGATGAAACAAATCGAGGGATCAATCATGAAAGTCCACAATGCACAATGGATCTACATCTTTCTCCGAAGAATCTAAGCTGCAACATTCTATGAAGACTAACGTGCATAGGTAACTGTGTCCTATTTCTATCCCATGTTATTTGTTATTTGGGATCATCTTGAATACATAATTTTTTCCACCTTCCTCTCCAATGTTGGCTCCTCTCAGTGCTATCTCTCTAATACTATTATTCGACACCCTCTCATATTATAGGACACCACTCAAACAATGACACAAAACCATAATCACCTCCACTTGTACAGCTTGTTTCTCTCCGTACTCTGTCTTCTCCTCACATCTTGTATTTGATAGCTTCTGGACACGAAATATGCCCCAAGCTAACATAACCTGAGCCTCTATGACCCTGCACAAGGAATAACCATCTACTTTGCAGTGCCAACAACTTCCCAATTGTGTTGCTATAAGCTTTGTCCCTACACCCACAAGTAGCTATTATCGTAAAAGGGCTAGTTATTGTGAGTTTCTCCTTAATTAACTTGTTGAAAACCTAAACTATAACCTAACCATAAGTCACAAGAAACGGCAACCCACAAATAGCTATTATCTCTCTAATACTAACTCGTTGAAAACCTAAACTTCAAATGTACTacaactcaggccttgtttagttcgcaaaaattttcaagatttcccgtcacatcgaatctttaatcacatgcatggagcattaaataaagataaaaataaaaactaattacacagtttatctgaaatttgtgagatgaatcttttaagcctagttactccgtgattggacaatgtttgtcaaataaaaacgaaagtattacagtagccaaaaaaccaaaattttaccagctaaacaaggcctcagacaAACAGAAAACATACCACGAGAAACGACAAGTTAGAAATAGAGAACGAGCTCTagctcgggccttgtttagttccgaaaagatttcgaatttcggtactgtagcattttcgtttgtttgtgacaaatattatctaattatggactaactaggatcaaaagatttgtctcgcgatttacagataaactgtgtaattagtttttgttttcgtctatatttaatgtttcatgtatgtgccataagattcgatgtgacggaaaattttgaaaactttttgatttttagggtgaactaaggccttgtttagtttccaaaaaatttcaagattctccgtcacatcgaatcttgtgacacatgcatgaagtattaaatatagacaaaaataaatactgattacacagtttacctgtaaatcgcgaactgaatcttttgagtctagttagtccataattggacaatatttgtcacaaacaaacgaaacaaggcctaaacaaggccttggttggCATGCATCGTCGGTGTGCATATGATTGTATTGCTCTCGACGAGATGTGTTAAAAAAACAggataaaaacaaaagagtttataGATAGCCTGAATGCCCAGGACAGCCCAACGGGGCCGTTGGAGTGAGGCCCTCaccaccaaaaaaattttccatccaatatagataaaaaaaaataaactaattatacagtttggttaaaaatcacgagacgaatcttttaagcctagttattctatgattagccttaagtgccacaataatccacatgtgttaatgatagattaattatacttagtagatttgtcttgcagttttctgacgagctatataatttgtttttttattagtttttaaaaatttcTCTCGACATCCTTTCAACATATTCGACGTGACACTAAAAAATTTTAATCTCAAATAACCTGAGCGTCCGAGACGGCCTGGCCCACATTTGACGAACGAGCGAGGTGGGGTGAAAACAGTTCACCGTGCCGGCGTGACCGCGTGCCACCATGGCCGCTGCTCGCTGCAGTCGCGTGCGCGCTCCCCGAGAGCCACCATTTACTGCGCCAGCGTCGCAATTACTCCCTGCCCAATCCACCCACCAACCAACCCAAAACCTCTCTCCGTCCCTCctctatatacacacacacacgccaCAGCAGAGGCCACGCCGCAGCAGCCTGCACGCACTCTCACTGACCCGGTGCTCAGCAGCCTTCCGCTCCGGAAGCTAGCTCGCTCTCCGGCCAGCCACCACCCCTCCACCTAACAATGGCGGCCGCCGTGGCCCTACTCCTGCTCTCTGCCctcggcggagcggcggcgcaggTGTTCCCGCCGTGGAACGGCACGTTCCCGATGGGGCCTGGCTTCGGAGGCgggagcagcggcggcgggggcgcgggcgcggcggcggcggggacgcTCGTGCCGGCGATGTTCGTGTTCGGGGACTCGCTGACGGACAACGGCAACAACAACGACCTCAACTCGCTTGCCAAGGCGAACTACCCGCCCTACGGCATCGACTTCGCCGGCGGGCCCACCGGCCGCTTCTCCAACGGCTACACCATGGTCGACGAGATTGGTACGTACTGCTGCATCCGccagtgcatgcatgcatatgttaTGTTGCTATGCTAGTTTTCTTCTCTGATTTCTCTGGCCTATGTTCATCTCAAACTGCTACTGTAGTTttctaaaacaaaaaaaaaaaagatgtgcTCTCAAGTCTCAAGCTAGCTAGTAGCCGTGCAGTGTTTCCACAGAGACCTTGCTCGTCTTTAATTCCAACTGGGAGCTGCTACTAGTTCAGAAGAACTTCGCACGATGCTACTGGcaactgaaagaagaagaaaaaaactaAGGATAAGATGCACAATAAATAATTCTATAAAGATTATATAAATGTGTTTGGAAAGGGGCTATATATGGCAATTGGCAATTGCTCTTAATGAAAAGAATCCATCTAGTTATCTATACGGGTTAGTAGAGCCATTGCAACATTTTCAGGAGCAGATGATGATCAAGCAAAGTACTAGTACACAATACATGCATACGCTTAATTATTTTTTACTAGAAATGATAgttccaggcttccagcacatcTTAAATATCTTTTCTCTGCTCAATAAAAAGAAACAGAGTCAAGGAAGAAATTCTCTTCTTCTAATTAATTTGCTGTAGAATCTATGCAGGTAGATCAGTAACACTAAGATATTTTTCCATGAAAGACTAGTTTAGTACTATACATAGTACATTTGAAGCAATTTCCTCAAAACGCATATATTCGAGGATAGATTGTTTGGGTATACACACATTTTTCGGGGAAGTACGTAGTAGGTTGGTACATATACAtcaattctacgagttttgcaaCTTTCTGCAAGCATACAATAGATATGCCAGATACGTTCATTGCCTCAAATTGTAGGCCTCTCATCTTGTATACTCGAAGAAGCAATAGTGCAAGTGTGCAACTGATAGCGGAATGACACACTCAAGCCTACATTTGCTTCAACCATAAATATGAAGCATAGTGCGTGTGCAGCACATGGAGATCTGGTGTAGTGTGTAGTACTAGTTCGTATGGTCCACAGTGCACACACCACTCCTTGGCGCAGTAAAAATTGGCTCGACCGGCCAGACATCAATTCACGCTCTTTCACTCTTGAACGGTGGTGACATAATGCTGCTGCCGCCCCTCGCCATTGATTCCCATCTCATGCGCTAGGACACGGTATGTTGAATTCACCGTGACATGTCAATCTGTACCGCTGCCGTGCATATATGGCATCAATGTTTCCATGTGACTCTACCACAGCAGTACGACGGCAAAGCAGTGAATGCAGCATATACTCCTTTACGTGCTTGAACACATGGGGTCCTGATGACCGTCGATTCGTACCCTTCACCAAGAATCTACTACCAGCAACAGGGTTCTCACGCAAGATCATCATATTTATCACTGCAGATCAAAGAGCTGAATCCCCGTAGTAATCCATAGTACAGCATGTACACAATTATATTATAGCTAGCTATAGTTAATAATCCAAGGAATTAGTACGTGCTGTGCTTAGTGATTAATAAGAACTGACTCCgtgcgccgccgtcgtcgtcatgTTTCAGCTCAACTCCTGGGCCTGCCGCTGCTGCCGTCGCACCCGGACGCCTCGAGCGGCGACGCGGCGCTGCACGGGGTGAACtacgcgtcggcggcggcggggatccTGGACAACACGGGGCAGAACTTCGTGGGTCGCATCCCGTTCAACCAGCAGATCAAGAACTTCGAGCAGACGCTGGACACCCTGAGCAAGCACCTGGGCGGCGCCTCCAAGCTGGCGCCGTCGCTGGCGCGGAGCATCTTCTACGTCGGGATGGGCAGCAACGACTACCTCAACAACTACCTGATGCCCAACTACAACACCCGCAACGAGTACAACGGCGACCAGTACTCCACGCTGCTGGTGCAGCAGTACGCCAAGCAGCTCGGCACGCTCTACAACCTCGGCGCGCGCAGGTTCGTCATCGCCGGCGTCGGGTCCATGGCGTGCATCCCCAACATGCGCGCGCGGAGCCCCGTCAACATGTGCTCCCCCGACGTCGACGACCTCATCATCCCGTTCAACAGCAAGGTGAAGGCCATGGTGAACACCCTCAACGCCAACCGCCCCGGCGCCAAGTTCATCTACGTCGACAACTACGCCATGATCTCGCAGGTCCTTCGCAACCCATGGTCCTACGGTACGTATGTGtgtgtagctagctagctcctcgtcgtcgatcaTGGCCGCCGATGAGATATGATGGCCGCCGGCCGGAGTCGTCTCCTGACTGCTGCGTGAACACGTACTGCAGGGTTCAGCGTGACGGACCGTGGCTGCTGCGGCATCGGGAGGAACAGGGGGATGATCACCTGCCTGCCGTTCCTGCGGCCGTGCCTCAACCGGCAGGCCTACATCTTCTGGGACGCCTTCCACCCGACGGAGCGGGTGAACGTGCTGCTCGGCAGGGCCGCCTTCAGCGGCGGAAACGACGTTGTGTACCCCATGAACATCCAGCAGCTCGCAGCATGGCAGCCGTAGTAGACACGGTTTTACGGCCTGATGTCAAGCTGTCGATCGATGCGTGGTTTTGCAGCGGTAGTGTgttgtgtgtgcatgtgtgggtGAGGTGTACAAGATGTATGGTCATGAGTAGGAGGGAGCTGAGCGGAGTTATGGTACGGTTCGTGTGCGTCCAGTGTCCTGTTGTTTGTGGTCAAAATCGTGTCTCTCTGTTGTTTTTTTGGACCATCAGCCATCAGTGTTTGTTCGTTTGGTTCCTGTACTGCATATCACGGAGATCAGTATGTAGAGTTATTTTCCTGTGTGGTTGTCTCCATGTTCGCCTGTTTAATGATGGTAGTACCATCCTATTATATTTTTTGATTGACACAGAAGTTCGTTACttcatttatataaaaataaatggaTTACCATGAGTTACTCGGTCTAACCAAAGAGTTTCTATGCCGAGCTCTGATTCGGTATCATTTTTTCTTCACccgtcttcttcctcctctcgacGTGCCATCGTAGTCTAATGATCCCTGCCCTACAGTGGCGTGGCGCGGTAGGATCTTATTGGAGCTCCAAAGCCTAGAGCTTCGATGAAACCCCACTACGCCTCCCGCAGCCTCCTTTTCTCTCCTCCCCCCTCTTCCACTTTTGCTATGGCCATGGGCGTCCTCGCCCTCACATGGTCCTCTTGTCTCCACCATGGCGACACAAACGCCACCCTCCTGATGTCCCAATTACCTAGGTGGGATGCCTCTCTCGAGCCCTTTCTAAGCCCGTTGGAGTTGAGAAAGAACATAGAGAGAGGCCTAGAGATGGAGAAGAATGAAAGGGAGAGAAATCAAGTGGTGAGAGAGAAAGAAACACTCAAGCATGAGATAGCTTTAGCATAACCAAATCTCTCTTTATGGAACAAGACAAAATCATTGGGTATGTTTATATATTTGCTGACATGTTTTCAGAAGTGATTGCTTTTGTTCCTGAAACGTGCTTTGCATATTTATCTATATATAACATAATTACAAAGCTACCTTTCAACAGCTCCCGTAGCTCAGTTGGTTAGAGCGTTGGTCTTATGAGCCGAAGGTCGCGGGTTCGAGCCCCGCCGGGAGCatttttttgcttttttttcTGGACAACATGCTTTTTGTTTTTTCAACAGCATACTtgctctatttttttttgtttcattttttgcttttttttttctggacaACATGCAACAGCATACTTGCTCtatttttttgtttcatttttTGCTTTTTTTCTGGACAACATGCTTTTTGTTTTTTCAACAGCATACttgctctatttttttttttgtttttttaaaaagcaTACTTGCTCTattttttgttatttttttcTGGAACAACATACTTGCTCTTTTTGAACCTTTTTTTTCCCTGGAACAGCATACTTGCTCTATTTGAACTTTTTTTCAAGGAACAGCATACTTGTTTCAatggtttttttgttttttttaatatttccCAATTTCAATGTGTTTTATTTTGCCCAGAATTAGAGGTGGTTGAAGATTTCATTCGCATTTACTAATGGCTCGTTTTCAGATTGACTTTATATGTACAATGCTTCCTGTTTTGATCCTGTGTGATTAAGTTACTTTAGAGCAGTCCCGGCTATGGCCTTTTTTTGCCACAGTATCCGAATGAGTTACTCATAGCTGTGaagtaaaaaaatcataaaagtaCTCCTttcatactaaaaaaataaaattgctTTAAATAGTGACACGGTCTTCAAAGTATAAATTGaccatttatttttataaaaatacttataaaaaagtgatatatgtatatatttttataaaaacattttTCGAGACAAACCTATACTtatggtttttatatttttaaaattcaacaacttaaaagttattcatgatttatattctcattGTTTGACCAAAATTTTGTCCAAAACAACTTTATCTTTTAGTATGAAAGGAGTACTGATTAAGTTACTATTTAGAGTATTTCCGGCTGTGGTCTTTTTTAGCACAGTATCCGAATGAGTTAAAAAACAGAAAAGTACAATACTTATTCAAACATAATACCTACATTTTTTAGAAAAGAATGtgttttaatttttttgaaaaaacatatatatattttattttgccTGGAATTGGAATTGGGGGCAAATTTTGGATCGACTGAGTTATTTCTGGTGCGATTAGTACCTCACATATGTtaggcttaggccttgtttagttcatcctgaaattcaaaaacttttcaagattctccgttacatcaaatcttatggcatatgcatgaagcactaaatatagaagaaaacaaaaactacacagtttgtctgtaatttatgagacgaatcttttgagtctagttagtttataattagataatatttaccataaacaaacgaaaatgaaaatgctacagtaccaaaatccaaaatcttttcgaaactaaacaaggccttagctgaaCTCGCCCAGATAGTCCAACCAAAGCCTGGTCAGGTGCATCCACATGTGCATGTTTGGTCGTGCTCCCCGTTGAGCTAGCCATAGCAGGCCTAGTGTCGTAGTGTTTGCATTGGATTATATCACTGCTACTCACGGATGAACAGTTTTCATAGGCAAGCTGTTCGCTTGGCTGATAAGTTATGATTGaaattattatttattaattttttataaaaaaatattgttgaataaCTGGCATATTCGACAGATAAACTTAAATAAACAGGCAAGCTCGAAAAACAGATTTCAATATTTTCTATCCGACCCAAGCCAGAGGGGGTAAGGTTTGCATGCAGGAGCTAGCCCATAAGCCTAACCATCCAAACACCCGAACAATGCATGCCGTGGCGAAGCTTGAAGAGGATTTGAGGAGAGACCAACAATACTTAAGTTATTTATACTAGTATAatacccgtgctaacgctacggttttTTCTAGGGAATGCTATAGTAATTTTTTTAGAGTTTTAATTTTAGGTAATTGTTTTTAAGTCTATATACATTTTATGAATCATCAGTACATAAAGACATCTTTACATTTTCTTTAATTTTTtaatcaaatatatatatatatatagacaatgACATATAGATGGGAAGTAATTACGAATCCTTTTGCATTCTTCGGGCAATCATATGGTTAGTTTTCCAGGACGACATTTCAATACCATGCTCCCATTTGCTTGTGTCGAGGCTTTTTGTTCTCTACTACATGTTTAATTATTCTTTTCATTCCTATTAACTGTTAAAACCGAGAGACCAGGTTAATTTTGAATTGTTTAGTTCAATAAGTTAAAAAAGTATGTGTACATCATATAGATATTATGTTGTACCGTGTTTCGAAGATCTACACATTCTATCATGTGCATTCCAATAGAGTCCATCATCTGCATTCCAAAAGAGTCCAATACTTGTATCTCTCGTTTTAAAGCATTCACGACTGCGAGGTACCAGTGACAGAGTGGAATATTGATGGGTAGAAACACTTGCGGACATAGAAATTTATGCTCATTATATACTCTTATTTGGACggtataaaatttattatatgGCAAATGTTATATTTAAGCTTACCATATcagcttttaaataatcctttaCCCTTGATTCAGCCGCCACTTGTCTTTGAATCCCTAAATCTTCAGGATCTTGCTCTCCATGAGCTTTTAGGATCTTGCGCCGCCGTCACAGGCAAATTTTTTTCGCGCTTGAGGAAGGGATATGTAGATCAACTGGAATTCGCTGATCACCGTCTCTCTGCTGTCCAAGCAAATTTTTTTCGCGCTTGAGGAAGGGATACGTAGATCGACTGAAATTCGCTGATCACCGTCTCCCTGCTGTCCGCTGATCAGATCGTCCGTCCGTCGACGGCGTCGGCATCACAGGCAAAAAAAAATTCGCGCTTGAAGAACACGCACCTGAGGGCGCTCCCCGGTGCAGCGGAGAGGCTGGCGCTGTGCAAGGCCGACCTACTCGACTACGACGCGCTGCGGTCGGCCGTTGCCGGCTGCCACGACGTCTTCCACATCGCGTCGCCCGTCACCGACGATCCGGTACGTATACGTGTAACCTATAGTACTTGAATACGCATATACTAAGATCGATCTATGATCACGGTACATGTCACGTACCGTAACCAGGCTGGCCTTTGGAGGAAAAATGTTTTCTCATGTATGTACTCTAGTAGGGACCATAATACaactatttattatttattattaaaaaagGATCAACCAAAATCACAGCAAAAAGATTTATTACTCCagtagtagaatatttttgcgaCAGAAACTGtctcttgcatgcatgcatgcgtgcaAAATTCACTCCCTGGAGCCAGATGTGTGTTTTGACCTGGTTATGGTGGAGATTAGTGGGCCGAATTAGTGGGCTGCGGTGGAGATGAGTTTGTTGGGGCGTGAGTTTGTCTGGTCTAACAGCCCAAGAAGTTTTCAATTATAGTGGAGATTATgtaattttttattattttctaaTGATTAAATATAGATATCATTAAGAAAATACAATCACCAAGGGGAGGAAGGCCATAGCCTACTTTAGCCTATGCATAGCTCCGCCATGCATGGACGGAGCCAGGTTAGGCCAAAACTAGGTAACCAATCATGCCTTCATGTTGATCAATTTTAGATTAACTTTGGCGGTAAGTGCTTCATGTTACCTCGATGCATAGTTTCATTTTTATTGCTTCATAGACTATCCAAAACTTAATTGTTGCATGTAGTTGTGATCAAATATTTCATGGATTATGTAGTCACTTGCAAGTCCTAGCAGGGCGGGTCACGGCTAGGCGGTAGCGTGAGAAGGGAGCCACACGAGCACCAAacaggggccttgtttagttccgaaaagtgaaaacttttcggaactgtagcactttcgtttgtttgtgacaaatattatccaatcatggactaactaggatcaaaagattcgtctcgtgatttacagctaaactgtgtaattagtttttattttcgtctatatttaatgtttcatgcatgtgccacaagattcgatgtgacagggaatcttgaaaactttttggtttttagagtgaactaaacaaggccagggtGAGGCATGCGGTTAGGCGGCGACCGGCGAGGATGAAGATATGTGGTCGAGTCGGGCAAAGGAGCAGACGATGGTCGCTTGGCAACAAAGAGCCAAGGCAACAACTAAGAGCAAGtataaataaggccttgtttagtttgcaaaaaaaaattagctTTGGCTACTATagtaattttgtttgtatttgacaattattgtctaatcaaagACTAATttgactcaaaaaattcatctcgtaaattacagacaaactatctaattagtttttgtttttgtctatatttaatgcttcatcagAGATGAAGCTAGAAAAAAATTAGAGGAGGCTAAACAAAAGTATTACATCGACTTAGCTCTACGATAACCCctcaaaatagaaaaaaatataatagaTTGAAgtatttttaggccttgtttagttcctcatccaaaaagttttcactcatcccatcgaatgtttggacacatgcatggagcatttaatatagataaaaaataaactaattacacggtttggttaaaaatcatgagacgaatcttttaagtctatttagtccatgattagccttaagtgctacagtaacccacatgtgttaatgacagattaattaggcttaataaattcgtctcgtagTTTCCAGGctagttatgtaattagtttttttattagtatctaaATACTCCTTCCAACATCCTATGAAACatctgatgtgacacccaaTAACTTTTCGCGCACCTACTAAACAAAGGCCTTATATTGGAAACATCAATCAAGGAtaaaattcacaaaatatatcaTAAAAAATAATGTCTCAGCACACCCTACCTTATACATTTGTGTTTAAAATTAGAAGAAAAGTACTAGGAAGGCTGGAGCCCCCTAGCCCCACTGCTAGCTCCATGTatggctccatgcatgtgtctaaagttttgatgtgatgaaaaatctttaaaatttttGGAAATTATACCAAGCCTAAGGGGCTATAAGCAGATTAAATGTTAAGGTGAAAGAGAGAGATAGTGAGAGAACGATACAGAGGAGAAGTGGGATGCAAGCTTACAGCCGGCTCAGGCACAGAAACtaagaaactttgtgagagagacaaATGTgttatgtattaatagtgaagaTGTAACTACTATataagtgagatgagaggtaggcTGCAAGGATTCATGCACCTAGCAATTGTTGTATGAATAGATTTGCTCTAAAGAGGGGAGATAGTTGTTATAATGTtaggagagaaaaacactactaaatAGTTGACTGATTTGATAGATAAATTTAAGCAAATAAAAAAGAGGCTATATGACTGTCTAATGGTCCTACTTGATGGTGtgaatctattattttatttacaTCACCCTTCCAACCAAATAAGTAGAATCATCCTATTTTACATTAAATAGACTCTTACATGTCACTTTCTCGGTTCTACtttataagatattttgatttttctaaataattctaTTACTTTTATTATATGTTTAgatatagtatatatatttaAGTTTATAGtaaaattataatttttttaaaaaaaattaaaatatcttataatttagaatcgaAGGAGCAAGTGTTATCGTATTTGCCTACATGATGACACCTGAATTAACGAGAATAGAACTCTAATAAAATTCTCACGATGAATGGCTGCTGTACCTGTCCCACATCATCATTGTTATATTTTGGCTGGAGATATTTTCGAGGACAAGAAAGGCGCTTTCCACACTCGCCAAATCCGCCTTCATCGCAACTCGCGACGAGCCGACGACCCAGCCATACAATTCGTCCATCACTCGCGGTCGCGGAGCGGTTCCAATTCCAACTGCACACTCGCGGTCCCGGCGACCCACCCGACCGACCCCCGG
It encodes:
- the LOC8058467 gene encoding GDSL esterase/lipase At1g71691; translation: MAAAVALLLLSALGGAAAQVFPPWNGTFPMGPGFGGGSSGGGGAGAAAAGTLVPAMFVFGDSLTDNGNNNDLNSLAKANYPPYGIDFAGGPTGRFSNGYTMVDEIAQLLGLPLLPSHPDASSGDAALHGVNYASAAAGILDNTGQNFVGRIPFNQQIKNFEQTLDTLSKHLGGASKLAPSLARSIFYVGMGSNDYLNNYLMPNYNTRNEYNGDQYSTLLVQQYAKQLGTLYNLGARRFVIAGVGSMACIPNMRARSPVNMCSPDVDDLIIPFNSKVKAMVNTLNANRPGAKFIYVDNYAMISQVLRNPWSYGFSVTDRGCCGIGRNRGMITCLPFLRPCLNRQAYIFWDAFHPTERVNVLLGRAAFSGGNDVVYPMNIQQLAAWQP